In Methanosarcina barkeri MS, a single window of DNA contains:
- a CDS encoding NUDIX domain-containing protein — MSSSGSYYRLPGGRPKKGEASIEAAIRELREETGLRAYDVRYLFKFHASKVFKIKAKGVPEPRSEIHHFAFFRPDKEMKVQVSENTLKLLDIYYGLKEKESK; from the coding sequence GTGAGCAGTTCAGGCTCTTACTACAGGCTTCCCGGAGGAAGACCCAAGAAGGGGGAAGCTAGCATCGAAGCCGCAATCCGGGAACTTCGGGAAGAAACAGGGCTTCGGGCATACGATGTAAGATACCTTTTCAAGTTTCATGCGTCCAAGGTTTTCAAGATTAAGGCTAAAGGAGTGCCAGAACCAAGAAGTGAGATCCACCATTTTGCTTTTTTCAGGCCGGACAAGGAAATGAAGGTGCAGGTCTCTGAAAACACCCTCAAATTACTGGATATTTATTATGGGTTGAAAGAAAAGGAGAGTAAATAA